One window from the genome of Arcobacter sp. CECT 8986 encodes:
- a CDS encoding RNB domain-containing ribonuclease, which produces MYKKLFEKIIKKEENFSKQEIALVDKLLKQEVIFKVDNHYEINSKFKVGTLSFEKKYALLTDLSNEHKSLKLEFEHLNGAYDGDFVIAKRVFNPRSKIKAKIVEVFNDTKKELLVYAKQNNLFTVKENIELNFKIKDSLEDNDVLIIDSNNLELIKKVGNLADANIDEFISLYLYKELIRLEKEVEVDAKMNDTNKRVDLTHLNFCTIDPASAKDHDDAIYYDDKKEILYVAIADVSYFVKENSELDKIAYLKSTSLYLPSKVLPMLPRKLSEDMCSLRENEKRYAYVFEMHLDIENHSIKKSKLYEAIIESKRKFSYGRIDRVLQNKYDTFTSLEKQMFDSIEKLYEVTKKYRSNRLKKGYDFRTSELRLKLNHKNEIEGIEEEQSTASHQLVEECMLLANIEASKKVNSVGIYRIHEEPPFKAISKLVDEVNMLGVKVKLQSDVHDTITHIQEKAKLSTLAKEIDELIIHSQTQAKYSSKNLGHFGLGFSSYSHFTSPIRRYSDLVLHRMLKSSKTPENIDDICEYISVQERKIDQVVWDFEDRKYARWALNNIGIELKAEVIDEQRGIAKVYHKIPGMKVVLENFKGQILYAKLKVIIKSSDIVTKQIIATIKY; this is translated from the coding sequence TTGTATAAAAAACTATTTGAAAAAATTATAAAAAAAGAAGAGAATTTTTCAAAACAAGAGATTGCTTTAGTGGATAAATTATTAAAACAAGAGGTGATTTTTAAAGTTGATAATCACTATGAAATAAATTCAAAGTTTAAAGTAGGGACTTTAAGTTTTGAAAAAAAATATGCTTTATTAACTGATTTGTCAAATGAACATAAAAGTTTAAAATTGGAGTTTGAACATTTAAATGGAGCATATGATGGTGATTTTGTTATAGCAAAAAGAGTTTTTAATCCAAGAAGTAAAATAAAAGCAAAAATAGTTGAAGTATTTAATGATACAAAAAAAGAGTTATTGGTATATGCAAAACAGAACAACTTATTTACAGTAAAAGAAAATATTGAATTAAATTTTAAAATAAAAGATAGTTTGGAAGATAATGATGTATTGATTATTGATTCAAATAATTTAGAGTTAATAAAAAAAGTTGGAAATTTAGCAGATGCAAATATAGATGAATTTATAAGTTTATATCTATATAAAGAGTTAATTAGACTTGAAAAAGAAGTTGAAGTTGATGCTAAAATGAATGATACAAATAAAAGAGTTGATTTAACACATCTAAATTTTTGTACAATTGACCCAGCAAGTGCAAAAGACCATGATGATGCAATATATTATGATGATAAAAAAGAGATTTTATATGTTGCAATTGCTGATGTATCTTATTTTGTTAAAGAAAATTCAGAGTTAGATAAAATAGCATATTTAAAATCAACATCATTATATCTTCCTTCAAAAGTATTGCCTATGCTTCCTAGAAAGTTAAGTGAAGATATGTGCTCTTTACGTGAAAATGAAAAAAGATATGCTTATGTTTTTGAAATGCATTTAGATATAGAAAATCATAGTATTAAAAAATCAAAATTATATGAAGCTATTATTGAATCAAAAAGAAAATTCTCTTATGGAAGAATTGATAGAGTTTTACAAAATAAATATGATACTTTTACTAGTTTAGAAAAGCAGATGTTTGACTCAATTGAAAAGCTGTATGAAGTAACTAAAAAATATAGAAGTAATAGATTGAAAAAAGGTTATGATTTTAGAACGAGTGAATTGCGTCTAAAACTTAATCATAAAAATGAAATTGAAGGAATAGAAGAGGAGCAATCAACAGCATCTCACCAATTAGTTGAAGAGTGTATGTTATTAGCAAATATTGAAGCAAGTAAAAAAGTAAATAGTGTAGGTATTTATAGAATCCATGAAGAACCACCATTTAAAGCAATATCAAAACTAGTTGATGAAGTAAATATGCTAGGGGTAAAAGTAAAACTACAATCAGATGTACATGATACAATTACTCATATTCAAGAAAAAGCAAAACTAAGTACATTAGCAAAAGAGATTGATGAGTTAATTATTCATTCTCAAACACAAGCAAAATATTCATCTAAAAATTTAGGGCACTTTGGTTTGGGCTTTAGTTCATACTCACATTTTACAAGTCCAATTAGAAGATATTCTGATTTAGTTTTACATAGAATGCTAAAATCATCAAAAACACCTGAAAATATAGATGATATATGTGAGTATATCTCTGTACAAGAAAGAAAAATTGATCAAGTTGTTTGGGATTTTGAAGATAGAAAATATGCAAGATGGGCTTTAAATAATATTGGAATTGAATTAAAAGCTGAAGTTATAGATGAACAAAGAGGTATTGCAAAGGTTTATCATAAAATTCCTGGAATGAAAGTAGTTCTAGAAAACTTTAAAGGGCAAATTTTATATGCGAAGTTAAAAGTTATTATAAAATCATCAGATATAGTAACAAAACAAATTATTGCTACTATAAAGTACTAA
- the ilvC gene encoding ketol-acid reductoisomerase — MALNVYYDKDCNIDLIKSKKVAMIGFGSQGHAHAENLRDSGVEVVVGLRQGGSSWKKAEAKGFEVKTIADATKDADIVMILLPDENQASIYKDEIEANLKDGATIAFGHGFNIHYGRIAPAKNINVMMVAPKAPGHTVRSEFQRGGGIPDLIAVEQDPSGNTKEVALSYASAIGGGRTGIIETTFKDETETDLFGEQAVLCGGVSALVQAGFETLTEAGYPAEMAYFECLHELKLIVDLMFEGGVHDMRYSISNTAEYGDMVSGPRVINEESKKAMREILKEIQNGVFAKDFILEGQAGYPRMTAERNNLFNHPLEVTGRRLRDMMPWIKANKLVDEDKN; from the coding sequence ATGGCATTAAATGTTTACTATGATAAAGATTGTAATATTGATTTAATTAAATCTAAAAAAGTTGCAATGATTGGATTTGGTTCTCAAGGTCATGCACACGCTGAAAACTTAAGAGATTCTGGAGTTGAAGTAGTTGTTGGATTAAGACAAGGTGGTTCATCTTGGAAAAAAGCTGAAGCTAAAGGTTTTGAAGTAAAAACTATTGCTGATGCTACTAAAGATGCTGACATTGTTATGATTTTATTACCAGATGAAAATCAAGCATCAATTTATAAAGATGAAATCGAAGCTAACTTAAAAGATGGTGCAACTATTGCATTTGGACACGGTTTCAACATTCACTATGGAAGAATTGCTCCAGCAAAAAATATTAACGTTATGATGGTTGCTCCAAAAGCTCCAGGACATACTGTAAGAAGTGAATTCCAAAGAGGTGGAGGTATTCCAGATTTAATCGCAGTTGAGCAAGATCCATCAGGAAATACTAAAGAAGTAGCACTTTCTTATGCATCAGCAATTGGTGGAGGAAGAACTGGTATTATTGAAACTACATTTAAAGATGAAACTGAAACTGACTTATTTGGTGAGCAAGCAGTTCTTTGTGGTGGGGTTTCTGCATTAGTTCAAGCTGGATTTGAAACATTAACTGAAGCTGGTTATCCAGCAGAAATGGCATACTTCGAATGTTTACACGAATTAAAATTAATCGTTGATTTAATGTTTGAAGGTGGAGTTCATGATATGAGATACTCTATTTCAAATACTGCTGAATATGGTGATATGGTTTCAGGACCAAGAGTTATTAATGAAGAGTCTAAAAAAGCTATGAGAGAAATCTTAAAAGAGATCCAAAATGGAGTATTCGCTAAAGATTTCATCTTAGAAGGTCAAGCTGGTTATCCAAGAATGACAGCTGAAAGAAATAACTTATTTAATCATCCACTAGAAGTAACTGGTAGAAGATTAAGAGATATGATGCCTTGGATTAAAGCAAATAAACTAGTTGACGAAGATAAAAACTAA
- a CDS encoding divergent polysaccharide deacetylase family protein, which yields MAKRKTTTKTNRPKHKTQKKTPKSNNQKLKVINLVLIILILTLVISILSYFFLLDEPKKNTPTKNAASIHKKEQVIKKDLDLNNYANEKLNKYFKNEIKDDNVKYEEYTEEFEKEYIHKDKQEEKKQEIKPKQKDEVSVFPKKEDTKPKLAIIIDDVTLQRQVNTIQNIGYKITMSFLPPTKQHPDSAKIAQNLPFYMIHFPMQAQSFKFEERDTLHVGDSYKRIETKVANLRKLYPNATFTNNHTGSKFTSNDKSMDYLFKALKEYNFLFVDSRTTAKTVAKKYSKKYNMPYISRNIFLDNKQEFNYIQNQLKKAINIAKKSGYAIAIGHPHSMTLKVLKESKPLLKDLNLVYIKELPISVKP from the coding sequence ATGGCAAAAAGAAAAACAACAACAAAAACTAACAGACCAAAACATAAGACTCAAAAAAAGACTCCTAAAAGCAATAACCAAAAATTAAAAGTAATAAATCTTGTTTTAATTATTTTAATACTTACATTAGTAATATCAATATTAAGCTACTTTTTCTTATTAGATGAACCAAAAAAGAATACACCAACAAAAAATGCTGCTTCTATACATAAAAAAGAGCAAGTCATTAAAAAAGATTTAGATTTAAATAACTATGCAAATGAGAAACTAAATAAATATTTTAAAAACGAAATAAAAGACGATAATGTTAAATATGAAGAGTATACAGAAGAGTTTGAAAAAGAGTATATTCACAAAGATAAACAAGAAGAAAAAAAACAAGAGATAAAACCAAAACAAAAAGATGAAGTATCAGTATTTCCTAAAAAAGAAGATACAAAACCAAAATTAGCGATAATAATTGATGATGTAACACTTCAAAGACAAGTAAACACAATCCAAAATATTGGATATAAAATCACAATGTCTTTTTTACCTCCTACAAAACAACATCCTGATTCTGCAAAAATTGCACAAAATTTACCATTTTACATGATTCATTTTCCTATGCAAGCACAATCATTTAAATTTGAAGAGAGAGATACTTTACACGTAGGTGACTCATACAAAAGAATTGAAACTAAAGTTGCTAATTTAAGAAAACTTTATCCAAATGCAACCTTTACAAATAATCATACTGGAAGTAAATTCACTTCAAATGATAAAAGTATGGATTATCTATTTAAAGCACTTAAAGAGTATAACTTTTTATTTGTAGATAGTAGAACAACAGCTAAAACAGTAGCTAAAAAATATAGTAAGAAATATAATATGCCTTATATCTCTAGAAATATATTTTTAGATAATAAACAAGAGTTTAACTATATTCAAAACCAATTAAAAAAAGCTATAAATATTGCAAAAAAGAGTGGTTATGCCATTGCAATTGGTCACCCTCATAGTATGACATTAAAAGTTTTAAAAGAGTCAAAACCTCTATTAAAAGATTTAAACCTTGTTTATATAAAAGAACTTCCTATTTCAGTTAAACCTTGA
- a CDS encoding DNA-processing protein DprA, which translates to MTKNIDFKINEFKDLNKYPKELFYRGNIELLKKQKVSIVGTRKPISYTKNLTYTISSLLSSRDICIVSGGAMGVDAIAHQGAKPNNTICVLANGLNIRYPKVNKNLLESIESQGLLLSSYKDDTLATRYSFVLRNELVVALSDILIIMQADENSGSIRSLEYALKMNKKIYTIAHRMEDNKGLIPYIKKGLIEVIYDVNEFVNSIKDKDEIIENDEILDYLKTNPTYEDAISKYQDKIFEYELNSIFKVENGICKVIY; encoded by the coding sequence ATGACAAAAAACATAGACTTTAAAATCAATGAATTTAAAGACTTAAATAAATATCCCAAAGAGTTGTTTTATAGAGGGAATATTGAACTACTAAAGAAACAAAAAGTCTCAATAGTTGGAACAAGAAAACCAATATCTTATACAAAAAATCTAACTTATACTATCTCTTCTTTACTTTCTTCAAGGGATATATGTATTGTAAGTGGTGGAGCAATGGGAGTTGATGCTATTGCTCATCAAGGAGCAAAACCAAATAACACGATTTGTGTATTAGCAAATGGATTAAATATTAGATATCCAAAAGTAAATAAAAATCTATTAGAATCAATAGAATCACAAGGATTATTACTAAGCTCATATAAAGATGATACTCTAGCAACTAGATACTCTTTTGTATTAAGAAATGAGTTAGTTGTAGCACTAAGTGATATATTAATTATTATGCAAGCTGATGAGAACTCTGGAAGTATAAGAAGTTTAGAATATGCATTAAAAATGAATAAAAAAATCTATACTATTGCACATAGAATGGAAGATAACAAAGGATTAATACCATATATAAAAAAAGGTTTAATTGAAGTTATTTATGATGTAAATGAGTTTGTAAATAGTATAAAAGATAAAGATGAGATAATTGAAAATGATGAAATATTAGATTATTTGAAAACAAATCCAACTTATGAAGATGCCATATCCAAATATCAAGATAAGATATTTGAATATGAATTAAATTCTATTTTTAAAGTAGAAAATGGTATTTGTAAAGTTATTTATTAG
- the nhaA gene encoding Na+/H+ antiporter NhaA — protein MGVLEDFIKKESSAGIVLIFVTIIALILKNTDFSTIYDAFLHTPVEVRFGALNIAKPLLLWINDGLMAIFFFLIGLEVKREILEGHLSSVKQITLPAIAAVGGMAIPALVYVYFNIGDEVAMKGWAIPTATDIAFALGILSLLGSRIPVSLKIFLMALAIIDDLGAIVIIALFYTNDLSVTSIIFAGASLIGLILLNRFKVIKPAAYIILGVILWVSVLKSGVHATLAGVALAFTIPLYSKRKDGSKFSMLKDMEHSLHYWVVFLILPLFAFVNAGVDLRSISLNQLATNVPLGIMLGLFLGKQLGVFGFSFIAIKLKLASLPEGTNFRQLYGVAILTGIGFTMSLFVDSLAFVDDTLFAYTDKLAILLGSFLSGIIGYLVLKIVSNK, from the coding sequence ATGGGCGTACTAGAAGATTTTATTAAAAAAGAATCAAGTGCTGGAATAGTTCTAATTTTTGTAACTATAATAGCTTTAATATTAAAAAATACAGATTTTTCTACAATTTATGATGCATTTTTGCATACACCAGTTGAAGTTAGATTTGGAGCATTAAATATTGCAAAGCCACTTTTATTATGGATAAATGATGGACTAATGGCAATATTTTTCTTTTTAATTGGACTTGAAGTAAAAAGAGAGATTTTAGAAGGCCATTTATCAAGTGTAAAACAGATAACTTTACCTGCAATTGCTGCTGTTGGTGGTATGGCAATTCCTGCGTTAGTATACGTTTATTTTAACATTGGTGATGAAGTTGCAATGAAAGGTTGGGCAATACCAACTGCAACTGATATTGCATTTGCATTAGGAATCTTATCACTTCTTGGAAGTAGAATTCCAGTATCTTTAAAAATATTTTTAATGGCATTAGCTATTATTGATGACTTAGGTGCTATTGTTATTATTGCTTTGTTTTATACTAATGATTTATCTGTAACTTCTATTATTTTTGCAGGAGCATCATTAATTGGTCTTATTTTATTAAATAGATTTAAAGTGATAAAACCAGCGGCATATATTATTTTGGGTGTAATTTTATGGGTGAGTGTTTTAAAATCAGGAGTTCATGCTACACTTGCTGGAGTTGCTCTTGCTTTTACTATTCCTTTATATTCAAAAAGAAAAGATGGTTCAAAATTTTCTATGTTAAAAGATATGGAACACTCTTTACACTATTGGGTTGTATTTTTAATTTTACCTCTTTTTGCATTTGTAAATGCAGGAGTAGATTTAAGAAGTATCTCATTAAATCAACTTGCTACAAATGTACCATTAGGGATTATGTTAGGACTATTTTTAGGAAAACAATTAGGTGTATTTGGTTTTTCTTTTATTGCAATAAAATTAAAACTTGCAAGTTTGCCTGAAGGTACAAACTTTAGGCAACTATATGGAGTTGCAATACTTACAGGTATTGGATTTACCATGAGTTTATTTGTAGATTCTCTTGCATTCGTAGATGATACATTATTTGCATATACAGATAAATTAGCAATATTATTAGGTTCTTTTTTATCTGGTATTATTGGATATCTAGTATTGAAAATAGTATCTAATAAATAA
- the nhaA gene encoding Na+/H+ antiporter NhaA codes for MKILINEYIKKESASGIILIFVTIAALLFQNSYFSQEYNALLKTEITFAFGDLLLIKKPLILWINDGLMTVFFLLVGLEIKRELLAGHLSSLSKVSLPVIAAIGGMAVPALIFTAFNFDNEFSMSGWAIPTATDIAFALGILSLLGKRVPTSLKIFLMALAIFDDLGAILIIAIFYTDDLSVLSILAAVGCTIVLILMNKLKIIRPTAYILVGLILWVSVLKSGVHATLAGIILAFTIPIAIKDEKNKTVSPLKNLENNLHFWVAYMILPIFAFVNAGVSLKGLSFDQLFSDVSLGIMLGLFLGKQLGVMSFVFISVKLKIAKLPRCTNWKQMYGVSVLTGIGFTMSLFIDSLAYKDSDAFLYADKLAILIGSIISGIIGYLILRYTKNSRSCGV; via the coding sequence ATGAAAATATTAATAAATGAATATATCAAAAAAGAGTCAGCCTCTGGAATTATTTTAATTTTTGTAACTATTGCTGCATTGCTTTTTCAAAATAGCTATTTTTCTCAAGAGTATAATGCTTTATTAAAAACAGAAATAACATTTGCTTTTGGGGATTTACTTCTAATTAAAAAGCCTTTAATTTTATGGATAAATGATGGGCTTATGACAGTTTTCTTTTTGCTTGTTGGTTTAGAAATAAAAAGAGAATTACTTGCTGGGCATCTTTCCTCCCTTTCCAAAGTATCACTTCCTGTAATTGCTGCAATTGGAGGAATGGCTGTTCCTGCTTTAATATTTACTGCATTTAATTTTGATAATGAGTTTTCAATGAGTGGTTGGGCAATACCAACTGCAACAGATATTGCTTTTGCATTAGGGATTTTATCTTTATTAGGAAAAAGAGTTCCTACAAGTTTAAAGATATTTTTAATGGCATTGGCAATTTTTGATGATTTAGGAGCAATCTTAATTATTGCAATTTTTTATACAGATGATTTATCAGTATTATCTATATTAGCAGCTGTTGGTTGTACTATTGTTTTAATATTGATGAACAAACTAAAAATAATACGACCAACAGCATATATATTAGTAGGTCTTATTTTATGGGTGAGTGTTTTAAAATCTGGTGTTCATGCAACACTTGCAGGTATTATCTTGGCATTTACAATTCCAATTGCAATAAAAGATGAAAAAAATAAAACAGTTTCTCCTTTAAAAAATTTAGAAAATAATCTTCATTTTTGGGTAGCATATATGATATTACCTATTTTTGCATTTGTAAATGCAGGAGTTAGTTTAAAAGGATTATCTTTTGATCAGTTATTCTCTGATGTATCTTTAGGAATTATGCTAGGATTATTTTTAGGAAAACAATTAGGTGTTATGAGTTTTGTTTTTATCTCTGTAAAATTAAAGATTGCAAAATTGCCTAGGTGTACTAATTGGAAGCAAATGTATGGTGTTTCTGTATTAACTGGTATTGGATTTACTATGAGTTTATTTATTGATTCCCTAGCATATAAAGATTCGGATGCATTTTTATATGCAGATAAACTTGCTATTTTAATAGGGTCAATAATTTCAGGAATAATTGGATATCTTATTTTAAGGTATACAAAAAATAGTAGAAGTTGTGGTGTGTGA
- the murC gene encoding UDP-N-acetylmuramate--L-alanine ligase — translation MKIYFIGIGGIGLSALARFLKNDGHEVCGSDMKSTPITTALEEEGIKVFCSQQASNISDDLDLVIYSAAVTDENPELIESRLRQIRTLSRKEALPIILGDKKNYCVAGAHGKSTTTAILASILNSSALIGAISKDFGSNFRYVNDLVAFEADESDASFLLSNPYCSIVTNAEPEHMEYYHYDYDKFFQAYEKFINLSTKNVLNGEDKYIKKLNIKNPNFLYPSKDIKNLSFLLKEGEPFTKFDLKDLGSFEVWGFGYHVVVDASLAILAATNELDIETIRKNLLNYKGIKKRFDIVQKAEGFVVIDDYAHHPTEIEATIKSVEVYDNLTNIDKRIVIWQPHKYSRTKDNLEGFKKCFRRCDELVILPIWTIPGEQKIDIDFEKEFALYNPIFAHRINAKNDSIEIIKDDKIIHTYDKGIILGVGAGDITYQLRGK, via the coding sequence ATGAAAATATATTTTATAGGAATTGGTGGAATTGGACTTTCTGCATTAGCAAGATTTTTGAAAAATGATGGACACGAAGTATGTGGTTCAGATATGAAAAGTACACCAATTACAACTGCTTTAGAAGAAGAAGGAATAAAAGTATTTTGTTCTCAACAAGCTTCAAATATTAGTGATGATTTGGATTTAGTAATCTACTCAGCAGCAGTAACAGATGAAAATCCAGAGTTAATAGAATCAAGATTAAGACAAATAAGAACTCTTTCAAGAAAAGAGGCATTACCAATAATTTTAGGTGATAAGAAAAACTATTGTGTTGCGGGAGCTCATGGTAAAAGTACAACAACAGCAATACTTGCTTCTATTTTAAATAGTTCTGCTTTAATTGGTGCAATTTCAAAAGATTTTGGTTCAAATTTTAGATATGTAAATGATTTGGTTGCTTTTGAAGCAGATGAATCAGATGCAAGTTTTCTATTATCAAATCCATATTGTTCAATAGTAACAAATGCAGAGCCAGAGCATATGGAATATTACCATTATGATTATGATAAGTTTTTTCAAGCATATGAAAAATTTATAAATTTATCTACTAAAAATGTTTTAAATGGTGAAGATAAGTATATAAAAAAATTAAATATTAAAAATCCTAACTTTTTATATCCAAGTAAAGATATTAAAAATCTATCTTTTTTATTAAAAGAGGGTGAACCTTTTACTAAATTTGATTTAAAAGATTTAGGTTCATTTGAAGTATGGGGATTTGGATATCATGTAGTTGTTGATGCATCATTGGCAATTTTAGCAGCAACAAATGAACTTGATATTGAAACAATTAGAAAAAATTTATTAAATTATAAAGGTATCAAAAAAAGATTTGATATTGTTCAAAAAGCAGAAGGATTTGTTGTTATTGATGATTATGCACATCATCCAACAGAGATTGAAGCTACAATTAAATCTGTTGAAGTTTATGATAATCTTACTAATATTGATAAAAGAATAGTGATTTGGCAACCACACAAATATTCAAGAACAAAAGATAACCTAGAAGGGTTCAAAAAATGTTTTAGAAGATGTGATGAACTAGTTATTTTACCAATATGGACAATTCCTGGTGAACAAAAAATTGATATAGATTTTGAAAAAGAGTTCGCTTTATATAATCCAATTTTTGCACATAGAATTAATGCTAAAAATGATTCAATTGAAATTATAAAAGATGATAAAATAATTCATACTTATGATAAAGGAATTATTTTAGGTGTTGGTGCAGGAGATATAACTTACCAGTTAAGAGGTAAATAG
- a CDS encoding succinyldiaminopimelate transaminase, producing MNFEIYPFEKLNELLEGITPNSEYELSSLTIGEPQFETPQFIQDELKATTTLLKKYPASAGLPELKEAMINFVSKRFNITLNNQQIIPTFGTREVLFNFPQFALFDKKNPIMAFTNPFYQIYEGSAIASRAEVIHIDLDESNNFKANLSDEELKKCDLVVLNYPNNPTSAVMSIDELAVWVKKALEFDFILVNDECYSEIFFDESTKPPSLLEASVKAGNSEFKNVLVMNSISKRSSAPGLRSGFIAGDETILKEYMKYRTYVGCASPVPLQKAAAVAWNDEKHVEGFRQIYKQNFEIAKEILGINPPKATFYIWLKVEDELQFTKDLYKEKSIKVLPGSFLGRENAGQGYVRIALVENATKTKEVLQRLKDFLDG from the coding sequence ATGAATTTTGAAATTTATCCATTTGAGAAATTAAATGAATTATTAGAAGGAATTACTCCAAATAGTGAATATGAATTATCATCTTTAACTATTGGAGAGCCACAGTTTGAAACACCTCAGTTTATTCAAGATGAATTAAAAGCAACAACAACATTATTAAAAAAATATCCAGCAAGTGCGGGACTTCCAGAATTAAAAGAAGCGATGATAAATTTTGTTTCTAAAAGATTTAATATCACATTAAATAATCAACAAATTATTCCTACTTTTGGAACAAGAGAAGTTTTATTTAATTTCCCTCAATTTGCACTTTTTGATAAAAAAAATCCAATTATGGCATTTACTAATCCATTTTATCAAATATATGAAGGTTCAGCAATTGCTAGTAGAGCTGAGGTTATACATATAGATTTAGATGAATCAAATAATTTCAAAGCAAATTTAAGTGATGAAGAACTTAAAAAATGTGATTTAGTAGTATTAAACTATCCTAATAATCCAACTTCAGCTGTTATGTCAATAGATGAATTAGCTGTTTGGGTAAAAAAAGCTTTAGAGTTTGATTTTATTTTAGTAAATGATGAGTGTTATAGTGAAATATTTTTTGATGAATCAACAAAACCACCGTCACTACTTGAAGCTAGTGTAAAAGCTGGAAATAGTGAGTTTAAAAATGTATTAGTAATGAACTCTATTTCAAAAAGAAGTAGTGCTCCTGGTCTTAGAAGTGGATTTATAGCTGGAGATGAAACTATATTAAAAGAGTATATGAAATATAGAACATATGTTGGTTGTGCTAGTCCAGTTCCTTTACAAAAAGCAGCAGCAGTTGCATGGAATGATGAAAAACACGTTGAAGGTTTTAGACAAATATATAAACAAAATTTTGAAATAGCAAAAGAGATATTAGGAATAAATCCTCCAAAAGCAACTTTTTATATTTGGTTGAAAGTTGAGGATGAACTTCAATTTACAAAAGATTTATATAAAGAAAAAAGCATAAAAGTTCTACCAGGAAGTTTCCTTGGAAGAGAAAATGCTGGGCAAGGTTATGTAAGAATAGCACTTGTAGAAAATGCAACAAAAACAAAAGAAGTATTACAAAGATTAAAGGATTTTCTTGATGGATAA